The following proteins are encoded in a genomic region of Arachis stenosperma cultivar V10309 chromosome 4, arast.V10309.gnm1.PFL2, whole genome shotgun sequence:
- the LOC130974234 gene encoding pectin acetylesterase 5-like isoform X2: MPSPPSSFATISRNRTVFSRKWTNKEYAIAFTSFSFTLILFSLTRRPNLQEPSRVSSSNHLVPLTLLSNATQRGALCLDGSAPGYHFQKGFGSGYQNWLLHIEGGGWCDSVASCYQRKMTALGSSKHMETEVPFSGILSSDPSQNPYFFNWNKVRVRYCDGASFAGHQESEIKDGNGLFFRGQIIWEAIMDELLSIGMSKAKQALLSGCSAGGLATLIHCDDFRKYFSKDINVKCLADAGFFLDEEDVLRNRTMRSFYHDVVQLQGVAKSLHKDCIARIEPFKCLFPLEIVKNIKTPVFFVHPAYDFWQIQNILVPHGSDPHGYWKSCRLNIPNCNADQFDVLHDNC, encoded by the exons ATGCCTTCACCTCCCTCATCCTTCGCAACCATTTCTCGTAACCGCACTGTCTTCTCTAGAAAATGGACCAACAAGGAATACGCAATCGCATTCACAAGCTTCTCCTTCACACTCATCCTCTTCTCTCTCACTCGCCGCCCAAACCTCCAAGAACCTTCTAGAGTCTCTTCCTCCAATCACCTTGTTCCCTTGACCCTCCTCTCAAATGCCACCCAAAGAGGCGCAC TTTGCTTGGATGGGAGTGCCCCTGGGTACCACTTTCAGAAGGGATTCGGGTCCGGATATCAAAATTGGCTACTTCACATTGAg GGAGGTGGGTGGTGTGATTCGGTAGCTTCGTGTTATCAGCGAAAAATGACTGCGTTGGGTTCGTCCAAGCACATGGAAACAGAGGTTCCTTTCTCTGGAATATTAAGCTCTGACCCTTCTCAAAATCCTT ATTTCTTTAACTGGAACAAGGTGAGGGTACGCTATTGTGATGGTGCATCTTTTGCTGGCCACCAAGAAAGTGAGATTAAG GATGGAAATGGGTTGTTCTTCAGAGGCCAGATCATTTGGGAAGCTATTATGGATGAACTCTTATCAATTGGCATGTCTAAAGCAAAACAG GCACTGCTTTCAGGATGCTCTGCTGGAGGGTTGGCAACTCTAATACATTGTGATGACTTCCGAAAATATTTTTCGAAAGACATAAATGTTAAATGTCTTGCTGATGCTGGGTTTTTCCTAGACGA GGAGGATGTTCTTCGAAATAGGACAATGAGATCTTTCTATCATGACGTTGTTCAGCTTCAG GGTGTTGCAAAAAGTTTACACAAAGATTGCATTGCTAGAATTGAACCATTTAAG TGTCTTTTTCCATTAGAAATTGTTAAGAACATAAAGACTCCAGTGTTTTTTGTCCACCCTGCTTATGATTTTTGGCAG ataCAAAATATTTTGGTACCTCATGGTTCAGACCCCCATGGTTACTGGAAAAGCTGCAGATTGAACATTCCCAATTGCAATGCTGATCAGTTTGATGTACTTCATG ACAATTGCTGA
- the LOC130974234 gene encoding pectin acetylesterase 5-like isoform X1: MPSPPSSFATISRNRTVFSRKWTNKEYAIAFTSFSFTLILFSLTRRPNLQEPSRVSSSNHLVPLTLLSNATQRGALCLDGSAPGYHFQKGFGSGYQNWLLHIEGGGWCDSVASCYQRKMTALGSSKHMETEVPFSGILSSDPSQNPYFFNWNKVRVRYCDGASFAGHQESEIKDGNGLFFRGQIIWEAIMDELLSIGMSKAKQALLSGCSAGGLATLIHCDDFRKYFSKDINVKCLADAGFFLDEEDVLRNRTMRSFYHDVVQLQGVAKSLHKDCIARIEPFKCLFPLEIVKNIKTPVFFVHPAYDFWQIQNILVPHGSDPHGYWKSCRLNIPNCNADQFDVLHGFRKSLLKRLDEFQQRKEIGMFINSCFIHCQTGMGETWHSHNSPKINDKTIAETVADWYFDRKVLKLIDCPYPCNPTCRNMDFTRK; encoded by the exons ATGCCTTCACCTCCCTCATCCTTCGCAACCATTTCTCGTAACCGCACTGTCTTCTCTAGAAAATGGACCAACAAGGAATACGCAATCGCATTCACAAGCTTCTCCTTCACACTCATCCTCTTCTCTCTCACTCGCCGCCCAAACCTCCAAGAACCTTCTAGAGTCTCTTCCTCCAATCACCTTGTTCCCTTGACCCTCCTCTCAAATGCCACCCAAAGAGGCGCAC TTTGCTTGGATGGGAGTGCCCCTGGGTACCACTTTCAGAAGGGATTCGGGTCCGGATATCAAAATTGGCTACTTCACATTGAg GGAGGTGGGTGGTGTGATTCGGTAGCTTCGTGTTATCAGCGAAAAATGACTGCGTTGGGTTCGTCCAAGCACATGGAAACAGAGGTTCCTTTCTCTGGAATATTAAGCTCTGACCCTTCTCAAAATCCTT ATTTCTTTAACTGGAACAAGGTGAGGGTACGCTATTGTGATGGTGCATCTTTTGCTGGCCACCAAGAAAGTGAGATTAAG GATGGAAATGGGTTGTTCTTCAGAGGCCAGATCATTTGGGAAGCTATTATGGATGAACTCTTATCAATTGGCATGTCTAAAGCAAAACAG GCACTGCTTTCAGGATGCTCTGCTGGAGGGTTGGCAACTCTAATACATTGTGATGACTTCCGAAAATATTTTTCGAAAGACATAAATGTTAAATGTCTTGCTGATGCTGGGTTTTTCCTAGACGA GGAGGATGTTCTTCGAAATAGGACAATGAGATCTTTCTATCATGACGTTGTTCAGCTTCAG GGTGTTGCAAAAAGTTTACACAAAGATTGCATTGCTAGAATTGAACCATTTAAG TGTCTTTTTCCATTAGAAATTGTTAAGAACATAAAGACTCCAGTGTTTTTTGTCCACCCTGCTTATGATTTTTGGCAG ataCAAAATATTTTGGTACCTCATGGTTCAGACCCCCATGGTTACTGGAAAAGCTGCAGATTGAACATTCCCAATTGCAATGCTGATCAGTTTGATGTACTTCATG GTTTCCGTAAATCATTGCTGAAGAGACTCGACGAGTTCCAGCAACGAAAGGAGATTGGAATGTTCATAAATTCCTGCTTTATTCATTGCCAGACAGGGATGGGAGAGACATGGCACTCCCACAATTCCCCTAAAATAAATGATAAG ACAATTGCTGAAACTGTTGCTGATTGGTACTTTGACCGCAAAGTTCTCAAGCTAATTGACTGCCCTTATCCATGCAATCCCACTTGCCGCAATATGGATTtcaccagaaaatag